From a region of the Pseudomonadota bacterium genome:
- a CDS encoding DUF1501 domain-containing protein: MPLKRRQFLSGSAGLTLAGYTGLAGLPFTLPATAAEVGGYRALVCLFLLGGLDCHDTILPFDQASYDEYAGIRSELLNQYGNIGGGSTRDRSRLLPLATSGDFGGREFALPEELAGIKGLYDAGNAAIVGNVGPLIVPVTRTEVLAETAPLPKRLFSHNDQQSTWASSAPEGAQFGWGGRFADAVLAAGGNSLQPEFSAVTTLADRLFVTGAQTVPYQVGVRGAARLQALEALQGARGTPEGEARYQLLREHYLAAGFSSSNLLSTDYQDSMAGALVTNELYDSALAAAPQLSTPFPQGNLGGQLGAVARSIAARQELGVTRQVFFVALGGFDTHSSQVLQLPALQREIDAAVVAFYAAMEELQIADQVTLFTASDFGRTLAVNGDGTDHGWAGHHFVVGQAVNGGAIYGSIPEATLGHSQDAGGGRLIPTHSVEQYAAPLGQWFGLNAAEVDAALPNLAGQGGSNLTFI; this comes from the coding sequence ATGCCCCTTAAGCGACGACAGTTTCTCAGCGGGTCCGCTGGTCTGACCTTGGCGGGCTATACGGGCCTGGCGGGGCTCCCATTCACGCTGCCGGCGACGGCGGCGGAGGTGGGAGGCTACCGAGCGTTGGTGTGTTTGTTCCTGCTCGGCGGCCTGGATTGTCACGACACGATCCTGCCCTTCGATCAGGCGTCTTACGACGAATACGCAGGGATCCGGTCTGAGCTTCTCAATCAGTACGGCAACATCGGCGGCGGCTCAACCCGGGACCGCTCGCGGCTGCTGCCGCTTGCCACCAGCGGGGACTTTGGCGGCCGAGAGTTTGCGCTGCCCGAGGAGCTGGCCGGCATCAAGGGTCTCTACGATGCCGGAAACGCAGCGATTGTTGGCAACGTTGGGCCGCTGATCGTTCCGGTTACGCGCACCGAAGTGCTCGCCGAGACCGCGCCGCTGCCCAAACGTCTCTTCTCTCACAACGATCAACAGTCCACCTGGGCGTCCAGCGCACCCGAAGGCGCGCAGTTCGGCTGGGGCGGACGGTTCGCCGACGCGGTGCTCGCTGCCGGTGGCAACAGCCTGCAGCCTGAATTCAGCGCCGTCACGACACTGGCCGATCGCCTATTTGTCACCGGGGCACAAACGGTGCCGTATCAGGTTGGCGTTCGCGGCGCCGCCAGACTGCAGGCGCTTGAGGCGTTGCAGGGTGCTCGAGGCACCCCCGAAGGTGAGGCGCGTTATCAGCTGCTGCGCGAACATTACCTGGCTGCGGGTTTTTCCAGCAGCAATCTGCTGAGCACCGACTACCAGGACTCGATGGCGGGCGCGCTCGTCACCAACGAACTCTATGATTCAGCGCTGGCTGCCGCTCCGCAGCTCTCAACGCCATTTCCGCAGGGCAACCTCGGCGGCCAGCTCGGCGCGGTCGCCCGGAGTATCGCGGCGCGACAGGAGCTCGGCGTCACCCGGCAGGTGTTCTTTGTTGCTCTGGGGGGCTTTGATACCCATTCCAGTCAGGTGCTTCAGCTTCCGGCCCTGCAGCGGGAGATCGACGCGGCGGTGGTGGCTTTTTATGCCGCCATGGAGGAACTCCAGATTGCCGATCAGGTGACCCTGTTTACCGCGTCAGATTTCGGGCGGACGCTGGCGGTCAACGGCGACGGCACCGATCACGGCTGGGCAGGCCATCACTTTGTGGTTGGTCAGGCGGTCAACGGTGGTGCGATCTATGGCTCGATTCCGGAGGCAACCCTCGGCCACAGTCAGGACGCCGGCGGGGGGCGTCTGATACCAACTCACTCGGTCGAGCAGTACGCGGCGCCGCTGGGTCAGTGGTTCGGACTGAACGCGGCGGAAGTAGACGCTGCGCTCCCGAATCTCGCCGGCCAGGGCGGATCGAATCTCACCTTTATCTAG
- a CDS encoding DUF1800 domain-containing protein, with product MVRAALAAILTLGTGGILGDAAATLVFEDGFEGGPVQTVNDVVTSEADASRFLSYATFGPTMDEITALNGSSSSAWFLQQQGRTPSSYLDYVFAALQEPGATDGSGQPTFQGRRTPNHAFWELTITGPDQLRQRMAFALSQILVVSNAMNTQLFDWPTAVGYYQDVLMTHALGNYRDLLEAVTYAPAMGSYLTYLQNTKGDEASGRVPDENYAREIMQLFTIGLVALNPDGSPILQNGQPVELYDNSDVTGLARVFTGLSLDSNVFFFGFNELNSGALFRPMKIFPDFHSPLEKSFLGTTIPAGTGAAQSIDTALDLLVDHPNTPPFLARQLIQRFVASNPPPAYVARVAQAFSSGRFVLPNGSETGDGRRGDLAATLAAVLFDPEARNLPETPDQAGKLREPVLRFTQWARAFRVAGVEPTAIPVLDFTGATEDLAQAPFQSPSVFNFYRPAFVAPGTLSGAEGLTMPELQIVNANSVFGYSNFMGYFISGQAARDSAGGGTAAFEPNYSAERALAGDPATLLNRLDLLLNHGATSAVTRQRIIAFVESLPLTQPSDPGYDGPLERVVAAVQMLMTSPDYLVLKAEENTDAP from the coding sequence ATGGTTCGAGCTGCACTCGCGGCGATCCTCACACTGGGTACAGGCGGCATCCTCGGCGACGCGGCCGCCACCCTAGTTTTCGAAGACGGATTTGAAGGCGGACCAGTGCAGACCGTCAACGACGTAGTCACCAGCGAAGCAGACGCCTCGCGGTTTCTTAGCTACGCGACGTTTGGTCCCACCATGGACGAGATCACTGCGCTGAACGGCTCCTCGTCCTCAGCGTGGTTTCTCCAGCAGCAGGGGCGTACCCCCAGCAGCTACCTCGACTACGTGTTTGCCGCCCTGCAGGAGCCCGGAGCCACCGACGGTAGCGGACAGCCGACCTTTCAGGGCCGGCGTACGCCAAACCACGCGTTCTGGGAGCTGACAATCACCGGTCCTGATCAGCTGCGCCAGCGTATGGCCTTTGCGCTGTCGCAGATCCTGGTCGTTTCCAACGCGATGAACACTCAACTGTTCGATTGGCCAACGGCGGTGGGTTACTACCAGGACGTCTTGATGACGCACGCCCTGGGTAACTACCGGGACCTGCTGGAAGCGGTGACCTACGCCCCGGCCATGGGGTCGTATCTGACCTACCTGCAGAACACGAAAGGTGACGAGGCCAGCGGCCGGGTGCCGGACGAAAACTACGCCCGCGAGATCATGCAGCTGTTCACGATCGGCTTGGTGGCACTCAACCCTGACGGCTCCCCGATTCTTCAGAACGGCCAGCCGGTCGAGCTCTACGACAACAGCGACGTCACGGGACTCGCTCGCGTCTTCACCGGTCTGAGCCTCGACAGCAACGTGTTTTTCTTCGGCTTCAATGAGCTGAACTCGGGCGCACTGTTTCGACCGATGAAGATCTTCCCGGACTTTCACTCGCCGCTTGAAAAGTCGTTCCTCGGAACGACGATCCCGGCCGGAACCGGTGCCGCCCAGAGTATCGACACGGCCTTGGATCTGCTGGTCGATCACCCCAACACCCCACCGTTTCTGGCGCGTCAGCTGATCCAGCGATTTGTCGCCAGCAACCCACCTCCCGCCTACGTGGCGCGGGTCGCGCAGGCGTTCTCGAGCGGCCGTTTTGTGCTGCCTAACGGCAGCGAGACCGGTGACGGCCGCCGGGGTGATCTGGCCGCAACACTGGCGGCCGTTTTGTTTGACCCGGAGGCCCGCAACCTTCCTGAGACGCCCGACCAGGCCGGCAAGCTACGCGAACCGGTCCTGCGCTTTACGCAGTGGGCCAGAGCCTTTCGCGTCGCAGGCGTTGAGCCAACGGCCATCCCGGTGCTGGATTTCACCGGCGCTACGGAAGATCTGGCGCAGGCGCCCTTTCAGTCGCCTTCGGTCTTCAACTTTTACCGTCCCGCCTTTGTCGCGCCCGGCACTCTGAGCGGCGCTGAGGGGCTGACGATGCCGGAACTGCAAATCGTCAACGCCAACTCGGTTTTTGGCTACAGCAACTTCATGGGTTACTTCATCTCCGGCCAGGCCGCTAGGGATTCAGCCGGCGGCGGAACGGCAGCTTTCGAGCCAAATTACAGCGCGGAGCGGGCGCTGGCGGGCGACCCTGCTACGCTGCTGAACCGGCTAGATCTGCTGCTCAATCACGGCGCCACGTCCGCCGTCACCCGACAGCGCATCATCGCGTTTGTGGAATCCCTGCCGCTGACTCAACCGTCAGATCCTGGCTACGACGGGCCCCTGGAGCGAGTCGTAGCCGCCGTCCAGATGCTGATGACCTCTCCAGATTACCTGGTACTTAAAGCTGAGGAGAACACCGATGCCCCTTAA
- a CDS encoding SRPBCC family protein codes for MTQPIDKRIDIAVPQDRVFAALTSSEEIPQYFPLSRVEADWAVGGGIKLFGEADGTPFVDHGVIEILTPPTVFQYRYWSDNHGTARQADNEVTIRYETSDRQGKTRLTVTQSNLPSLELRQMMEQQVWDFLLGALKQYLEG; via the coding sequence ATGACTCAACCAATCGACAAGCGTATCGACATCGCCGTCCCCCAGGACCGCGTCTTTGCAGCACTCACCAGCAGCGAGGAGATTCCCCAGTATTTCCCCCTTTCCCGCGTCGAAGCAGACTGGGCTGTCGGCGGTGGGATCAAGCTGTTCGGCGAGGCTGACGGCACTCCCTTCGTCGACCATGGCGTGATCGAGATCCTGACGCCGCCCACCGTTTTTCAGTATCGATATTGGAGCGACAACCACGGCACAGCCCGACAGGCTGACAACGAGGTCACCATTCGCTACGAAACGTCAGATCGCCAAGGGAAAACGCGGCTGACCGTGACCCAGTCCAACCTGCCCTCACTAGAGCTTCGGCAGATGATGGAGCAACAGGTCTGGGATTTTCTTTTGGGAGCCTTGAAACAGTACCTTGAAGGCTAA
- a CDS encoding sodium:solute symporter family protein, whose product MLGTSGQAFLLGYLASLLLIGWLGRRARRDNSLEDFYLAGRGLGLPTLFFSLYATQYSGNALVGYPANAYRQGFTFFSAITFMLGIVGVYWLFAPRLQRLSTHRRYLTPGDLIRDRYGHKALLATLNVVFVVVLASYILANLKAVGQVLYAVTDGNVSLAGAIWMAALIMVIYESLGGMRSVAWTDAIQGLLLLLGCITFFVAINMHYDGVPRLLELLKEQRPEFWEPPDATRLAGYASIILVVAFGAAVYPQALQRIFSAKSPAVLRRSLQLMLVMPLLTITLVLAIGLTGAAVLPGLDRAASEGITLALLADLIEAVPTLRWLFVMFLAAALAAIMSTIDSALLALSSLFTQDFYRRWRPGASEAQLTLTGKVFSWLVMAAMATLAIHLPQTIWQLTVVKLEVLCQAAPAILGAVQRHPPSGGAVLRGLATGLAVVLLLRVSSGVGWLASDSPLGVESGAWGLMANVAIVWLAGRRLQAASPSAG is encoded by the coding sequence ATGCTCGGCACTTCCGGCCAGGCATTTCTGCTGGGCTATCTTGCATCGCTGCTGCTGATCGGCTGGCTGGGCCGACGGGCGCGTCGCGATAACAGTCTGGAAGACTTCTATCTCGCCGGGCGCGGCCTGGGCCTGCCCACGCTCTTTTTCAGCCTGTACGCCACCCAATACAGCGGCAACGCGCTGGTCGGTTATCCGGCCAACGCCTATCGCCAGGGCTTTACCTTTTTCAGCGCCATCACCTTTATGCTCGGTATCGTCGGCGTTTATTGGCTCTTCGCACCGCGCCTGCAGCGCCTCTCGACGCATCGTCGCTACCTCACGCCCGGTGATCTGATTCGCGACCGGTATGGTCATAAGGCGCTGCTGGCGACGCTGAACGTCGTTTTTGTGGTGGTTCTGGCGAGCTATATCCTGGCAAACCTCAAGGCCGTGGGTCAGGTGCTTTACGCCGTCACCGACGGGAACGTCAGCCTTGCCGGCGCCATCTGGATGGCGGCCTTGATCATGGTGATCTACGAGTCACTCGGCGGCATGCGGTCGGTCGCTTGGACTGACGCGATTCAGGGACTACTGCTCCTGCTTGGCTGCATCACCTTTTTCGTGGCGATTAATATGCACTACGACGGCGTGCCCCGGCTGCTGGAGCTGCTAAAGGAACAGCGGCCGGAGTTTTGGGAGCCACCCGATGCCACCAGGCTTGCCGGTTATGCCAGCATCATACTGGTGGTGGCCTTCGGCGCCGCGGTCTATCCGCAGGCATTGCAGCGGATTTTTTCGGCGAAAAGCCCGGCAGTCCTGCGTCGCTCGCTCCAGCTGATGCTGGTCATGCCCCTGCTCACGATCACCCTGGTGCTCGCTATCGGCCTGACCGGAGCGGCCGTCCTTCCTGGCCTCGACCGGGCCGCCAGCGAGGGCATTACGCTGGCGCTGCTGGCGGATCTGATCGAAGCGGTGCCGACGCTGCGCTGGCTGTTTGTCATGTTTCTGGCGGCGGCGCTGGCCGCCATCATGTCGACGATCGATTCAGCGCTTCTAGCGCTGTCTTCGCTGTTTACGCAGGACTTTTACCGACGCTGGCGACCCGGAGCGTCCGAGGCCCAGCTGACGCTGACGGGCAAGGTTTTTTCTTGGCTGGTGATGGCCGCTATGGCCACGCTGGCCATCCACCTGCCGCAGACCATCTGGCAGCTGACGGTGGTCAAGCTGGAGGTGCTCTGCCAGGCGGCACCCGCCATCCTTGGCGCGGTTCAGCGGCATCCGCCAAGCGGCGGCGCGGTGCTCCGCGGCCTGGCGACAGGGCTCGCGGTGGTGCTGTTGCTCCGGGTTTCATCCGGCGTCGGCTGGCTGGCGAGCGATTCCCCGCTGGGGGTTGAGTCGGGCGCGTGGGGGCTGATGGCCAACGTCGCGATTGTCTGGCTTGCAGGTCGCCGGCTGCAGGCCGCGTCACCCAGCGCCGGGTGA
- a CDS encoding HAD family hydrolase has translation MELVVFDLDGTLLNRESVISDFTRETLQLLASSGIAYTVATGRTLHASRSVLEGQGFGLPHVYKNGVVIWHPDRSHFSHHNVLTAAELSHVNQACIDQGVTPFIFTLEDDDVHGVYHAPLRSKAEQNLKRLYLEGRGLTVSPVEMLPADVDIINVSAIGPRRAIENVAMLVADEDHLVAYSGPAFEGNDLYWIDIHHSNASKGGAVEVLREMLGVEKVICFGDSDNDVSMFSVADESYAPANAKAELKALATEVIGHHDEDGIAQFLRSRFALPRTC, from the coding sequence ATGGAACTGGTGGTATTTGACCTCGACGGTACGCTGCTCAACCGCGAGTCGGTGATATCCGACTTCACGCGCGAGACGCTGCAGCTGCTGGCGAGCAGCGGCATTGCCTACACGGTTGCCACCGGCAGGACGCTACACGCCTCGCGCAGCGTGCTGGAGGGTCAGGGCTTCGGGCTGCCGCATGTGTACAAAAATGGTGTGGTGATCTGGCATCCGGACCGGTCGCATTTCAGCCATCACAACGTGCTGACGGCGGCTGAGCTCAGTCACGTCAATCAGGCCTGCATTGATCAGGGCGTGACGCCCTTTATCTTTACGCTCGAAGACGATGACGTGCATGGCGTGTACCACGCGCCGCTGCGAAGCAAGGCGGAGCAGAACCTCAAGCGTCTCTACCTTGAGGGTCGCGGGTTGACCGTAAGCCCCGTGGAAATGCTGCCGGCCGACGTGGATATCATCAACGTGTCGGCCATCGGACCGCGCCGCGCCATTGAAAACGTGGCGATGCTGGTCGCTGACGAGGATCACTTGGTGGCTTATTCGGGACCCGCTTTTGAGGGTAATGATCTTTACTGGATCGACATCCACCACAGCAACGCCAGCAAGGGTGGTGCCGTTGAGGTGCTGCGGGAGATGCTCGGCGTCGAGAAGGTTATCTGTTTCGGCGACAGCGATAACGATGTAAGCATGTTCTCCGTGGCTGACGAAAGCTACGCCCCGGCCAACGCTAAAGCTGAGCTCAAAGCGTTGGCGACGGAAGTGATCGGCCATCACGACGAAGACGGCATTGCCCAGTTTCTCCGATCGCGTTTTGCTCTGCCTAGAACGTGCTGA
- a CDS encoding DUF4399 domain-containing protein, with the protein MKRNMTVAAAALLALLISGCGDSGGGDAPAETAAPANENDASAQASAPAPEETTPTALPRTPAPEGARAFIVEPADGAVVSSPVKIVFGAENIQVIAAGNDAPGSGHHHLIIDAPLPDLDKPIPASDNYRHFGGAQTEATVELEPGQHELRLLFGDYLHIPHDPPVYSEVVTISVQ; encoded by the coding sequence ATGAAACGAAACATGACCGTAGCGGCTGCCGCCTTACTTGCGCTCCTGATTTCCGGCTGCGGAGATTCCGGTGGCGGTGACGCGCCCGCTGAGACTGCGGCCCCGGCGAACGAGAACGACGCGTCGGCTCAGGCCTCGGCCCCGGCGCCCGAGGAAACCACGCCAACAGCCCTGCCACGGACACCGGCGCCGGAGGGAGCCCGCGCGTTTATCGTCGAGCCGGCCGACGGCGCCGTCGTTTCGTCACCGGTGAAGATCGTTTTTGGGGCAGAAAACATCCAGGTCATTGCCGCCGGTAACGATGCACCGGGCAGCGGGCACCATCACCTGATCATCGACGCACCGCTGCCCGACCTCGATAAGCCGATTCCGGCCTCGGACAATTACCGGCACTTTGGGGGCGCACAGACGGAAGCAACCGTCGAGCTGGAACCCGGCCAGCACGAACTTCGGCTGCTGTTTGGAGACTACCTGCATATTCCGCATGACCCGCCCGTCTATTCGGAGGTAGTGACGATAAGCGTACAGTAA
- a CDS encoding phospholipase D-like domain-containing protein, translating to MNERPEPAKRNRPRAMWAIGALCLIIIALSLALGAYHNLKPMPPGTDFEGPLRPATSVTFLADTSWIDQAGDRQVEQTIFGEVLKIIDQATHFVLLDMFLFNDFQGEIPELTRPLSEEITSALIRQRGRHPTLNVVVITDPVNELYGGMESPYLARLRGAGIPVVTTDLNRLRDSNPLYSGFWRLLVKPFGNTRAETVANPLGPGRVSLRSYLKLLNFKANHRKVIAADLGDSAVALVSSANPHDGSSAHRNAAIRFTGPAVADLVTTENAVLRLSGAPEIELDLAALQAPATPGSASVQVVTERKIKRAILNMLSQAAAGDRVQLMMFYLADRDVVAALLDAHRRAVDVRVLLDPNRDAFGREKNGIPNRQTAHELAKAGIPVRWCSTAGEQCHAKLLLLDHAQGSTLLSGSANFTRRNLSNYNLETDVVVRGGQTLPVFSAVRAQFELEWSNADGRRFSLPYEQFADPSPWRRGLYRVMEWSGLSTF from the coding sequence GTGAACGAGCGACCCGAGCCGGCGAAGCGAAACCGACCGCGCGCTATGTGGGCGATCGGTGCGCTATGTCTGATTATCATTGCGCTCTCGCTAGCGCTGGGGGCTTATCACAATCTCAAGCCCATGCCGCCAGGCACTGATTTTGAGGGGCCGCTCCGTCCCGCCACCAGCGTCACGTTTCTGGCCGACACCAGCTGGATCGATCAAGCGGGTGACCGCCAGGTGGAACAGACCATCTTTGGCGAGGTGCTCAAGATCATCGATCAGGCAACACACTTCGTGTTGCTGGACATGTTCCTGTTCAACGATTTTCAGGGCGAGATACCTGAGCTCACCCGCCCCCTGTCCGAGGAGATCACCAGCGCGCTGATCCGACAGCGGGGTCGCCACCCGACGCTCAACGTGGTTGTTATCACCGATCCGGTCAACGAGCTCTATGGGGGCATGGAATCACCTTATCTGGCACGCCTGCGCGGAGCAGGAATCCCTGTGGTGACCACCGACCTGAATCGGCTTCGCGACAGCAATCCGCTCTATTCCGGCTTCTGGCGGCTGCTCGTCAAGCCTTTCGGCAACACGCGCGCGGAAACGGTCGCCAATCCGCTTGGCCCCGGCCGCGTGTCCCTGCGTAGCTATCTCAAGCTCCTGAACTTCAAAGCCAACCATCGGAAGGTCATCGCGGCCGACCTTGGCGACTCGGCTGTTGCGCTCGTGTCCTCCGCCAACCCTCATGACGGCAGCAGCGCGCACCGCAACGCCGCGATACGCTTTACCGGCCCCGCAGTGGCAGACCTGGTGACCACAGAAAACGCCGTGCTTCGCCTGTCGGGGGCACCCGAAATCGAGCTGGATCTTGCTGCCCTGCAAGCGCCAGCCACACCCGGCTCTGCTTCGGTTCAGGTGGTGACCGAGCGCAAGATCAAGCGCGCGATACTCAATATGTTGAGTCAGGCCGCCGCCGGTGATCGGGTCCAGCTGATGATGTTCTACCTGGCGGACCGAGACGTGGTGGCCGCGCTGCTCGACGCGCATCGCCGGGCCGTCGACGTGCGGGTGCTGCTCGACCCCAATCGGGACGCCTTCGGGCGTGAAAAAAACGGTATTCCCAACCGGCAAACGGCTCACGAGCTGGCGAAGGCGGGCATTCCCGTACGCTGGTGCAGCACCGCTGGTGAGCAGTGTCACGCCAAGCTGCTGCTCCTGGATCATGCGCAGGGCAGCACGCTGCTATCAGGCTCCGCGAACTTCACTCGCCGAAATCTGAGCAACTACAACCTGGAAACAGACGTGGTGGTTCGGGGCGGGCAGACCCTGCCAGTCTTTTCCGCGGTGCGGGCGCAGTTCGAGCTTGAGTGGAGTAACGCTGACGGGCGTCGCTTCAGCCTGCCATATGAACAGTTTGCTGACCCGTCACCATGGCGCCGCGGCCTTTACCGAGTCATGGAGTGGAGCGGGCTCAGCACGTTCTAG
- a CDS encoding glutathione S-transferase, with amino-acid sequence MAERPVLYSFRRCPFAIRARLALVYAGLQVELREIVLKDKAPEFVAASPKATVPVLVTADAVLEESLEIIHWALAQHDPEGWLDMPEAGRALIEHNDGGFKAALDRTKYDNRFSSDPEQERAKANVYLERIAATPEGTSWLFYDRPTVADMAVLPFVRQFAFIDRTRFDREAPPWVRGWLDRFLESELFTQVMPKYPRWVTGDPVTVFPS; translated from the coding sequence GTGGCTGAGCGGCCGGTACTCTACTCGTTTCGGCGCTGTCCCTTCGCGATACGCGCTCGCCTGGCGCTGGTCTACGCCGGTCTGCAGGTCGAGCTGCGGGAGATTGTGCTCAAGGATAAGGCGCCGGAGTTTGTGGCGGCATCGCCGAAAGCGACGGTGCCGGTCCTGGTCACCGCTGATGCGGTGCTCGAGGAAAGCCTGGAAATCATACACTGGGCGCTGGCTCAGCACGATCCGGAAGGCTGGCTCGATATGCCAGAGGCGGGCCGGGCGCTGATTGAACACAACGACGGTGGTTTCAAAGCGGCTCTTGACCGCACGAAATATGACAATCGCTTCAGCTCCGATCCGGAGCAGGAGCGCGCCAAAGCCAACGTTTATCTCGAGCGGATCGCTGCAACGCCTGAAGGCACAAGCTGGCTCTTCTACGACCGACCTACGGTCGCTGATATGGCGGTCCTGCCGTTTGTCCGCCAGTTTGCGTTCATCGATCGCACCCGCTTCGACCGGGAGGCGCCACCGTGGGTCCGGGGCTGGCTGGACCGATTTCTCGAGAGCGAGCTGTTTACTCAGGTGATGCCCAAGTATCCGCGGTGGGTTACCGGCGACCCCGTGACCGTTTTTCCTTCCTGA
- a CDS encoding serine hydrolase domain-containing protein, protein MTSTLTHRTTRPTKPERNLPRLWLWAALATLSVTIVGGSVALAESFGRMPAADAGLSGAGLEALSDSIQGYVDRGELGGGVALVARRGKVAYLESFGFRDREAGAAMKEDDIFRIASQTKALVSVAIMMLQERGALVIADPLYKYLPEFRTTTVAVTRESGGYDVVPASRPITLRDLLTHHSGIGYGVGPAADRWQKAGIVGWYFADREEPIRETVAKMASLPFDAQPGERLVYGYSTDILGVVVEEVSGMSLDAFLRSQILEPLEMNDTHFYLPKEKADRLTVVYSAQEGGGIERASDAGQGAYLNGPRKSFSGGAGLLSTAGDYGRFLQMLLNGGELDGARILSRKSVELMTTSHYPWTGALFAGDGRGFGLGFWVVEDVGARGVPGSVGEYGWGGAYHSTYWVDPAEELIVVYITQLLPALGLDDQAYVRAMVYGAIVD, encoded by the coding sequence ATGACGTCCACTCTGACCCACCGCACGACCAGACCTACTAAGCCTGAACGAAACCTGCCTCGCTTATGGTTGTGGGCTGCCCTGGCCACGCTGAGCGTGACGATTGTCGGCGGGAGCGTCGCGCTTGCGGAGTCTTTTGGGCGAATGCCCGCGGCTGACGCCGGCCTTTCGGGAGCCGGACTCGAGGCGCTGAGCGACTCCATTCAAGGCTATGTTGATCGAGGGGAGCTGGGCGGCGGTGTGGCGCTGGTTGCCCGGCGCGGCAAGGTGGCCTACCTGGAGTCATTCGGCTTTCGAGACCGGGAGGCTGGCGCGGCTATGAAAGAAGACGATATTTTTCGGATTGCCTCCCAAACCAAGGCGCTGGTTTCTGTCGCGATCATGATGCTCCAGGAGCGCGGTGCGTTGGTCATCGCCGATCCGCTGTACAAATACTTGCCGGAGTTTCGTACAACAACCGTTGCGGTGACAAGAGAAAGCGGTGGCTACGACGTGGTCCCGGCAAGCCGGCCAATCACGCTGCGCGATCTGCTCACCCACCATTCCGGCATCGGTTACGGCGTAGGGCCGGCAGCCGATCGATGGCAGAAGGCCGGTATCGTGGGCTGGTACTTTGCCGACCGCGAAGAGCCGATCCGCGAGACTGTCGCCAAGATGGCGTCCCTGCCGTTCGACGCGCAGCCGGGTGAGCGACTGGTCTACGGTTACTCCACCGATATTCTTGGCGTTGTCGTGGAAGAAGTCAGCGGCATGAGCCTGGACGCGTTTCTTAGGTCGCAGATTCTTGAGCCGCTCGAGATGAATGACACCCATTTTTATCTGCCCAAAGAAAAGGCCGACAGACTGACCGTGGTGTATTCCGCGCAGGAGGGCGGAGGCATTGAGCGGGCCTCTGACGCCGGGCAGGGTGCCTATCTCAACGGACCGCGCAAGAGCTTCTCCGGCGGTGCCGGGCTGCTGTCCACCGCCGGTGACTATGGCCGCTTTCTGCAGATGCTGCTCAACGGCGGAGAGCTCGACGGCGCACGGATCCTGAGCCGTAAATCCGTTGAGCTGATGACAACCAGCCACTACCCCTGGACGGGGGCGCTTTTCGCCGGCGACGGGCGAGGCTTTGGTCTGGGCTTCTGGGTGGTGGAAGACGTTGGCGCGCGAGGGGTGCCTGGGTCCGTCGGCGAGTACGGCTGGGGTGGCGCTTATCATTCCACCTACTGGGTGGACCCGGCGGAAGAACTGATTGTCGTGTACATCACGCAGCTGCTCCCGGCGCTGGGCCTCGACGACCAGGCCTACGTTCGAGCGATGGTCTACGGCGCGATTGTGGATTGA